A genomic window from Chitinophaga pollutisoli includes:
- a CDS encoding TonB-dependent receptor, translating to MRKFHVRKLLLLPGAGFLAAGLWAIPAQAVHYSPDTPAGASTRRATVNGAVTDDFGKPIAGVTIRRKSGAGTAVTDADGNFSLTAAPGETLVFSHPGFRITEATASAGKEMKVQMLPSLQDSDSVYNILYGQQRKATTVQSIAQLGSRELNRTFSTSLHGMMSGRLAGYNVSYTPGIPGDESFSPNLRGQSPMIMIDGAPARNMTNINPEQIESVTLLKDALATAMYGMRASNGVLLITTRKGDKASGQRISFTAGVGTSQMLKEYKPLSSYDYARLYNEALANDGQPAIYSQQDLDHYRNGTDPYGHPDVDWRKEVLNKNALMQRYDLNISGSRGNARYFVDLNYTNQAGPFKTEGFNKYNTNADMQRYLIRSNVDVQINRSISASLNLAGRIQNNNEPGGFGPSIMQGIHNTPRNAAPVKNPDGSLGGNSSYDTNLYGATVQSGYANLYGRDINAELNIRADLSDITQGLWFRVGGSFYTNFTEYIVRTKQNAVYQLYVDPATGDTSYLKTGEDTDMVNVRDASTTERFFYTDAQLGWTRGSGNHHFNAMIGANYDNRILGSQLPQFFLGTNARLQYDYAEKYLFEAAIGYNGTNRYHPDRRYGAFPAFGIGWNIAKEDFLNKDWLNMLKLRATYGLTGNAFNATRTSGSGESYFVYNQYYVNGTGYSFGNSHSAVTGVREGTLNNPYVSWEKARKFNVGVDVELLDSKLAFTAEYYNDLYFDLLQLRGTNTSLLGIGYPEENIGKQRRKGMEFSATYRGTAGKLSYYASGNLAVYHGVDEFFDETYRPYPWLYRTGNYTGQSYGYIAEGLFQNEAEIDRSAWIDGYRPKPGDIKYKDLNGDNRINAFDQTMITPGKPNINYGLNLGLGWKGFDLAVLIQGVGNRYSTVRMAEFDNNGLGNAWEHHLDRWTPETAASATYPRLTVGTNFNNSRASSYWIRNTSFLRLRNAELGYNLPETFARRFRLASARFFLNGTNLLTWSKFKDTDPENLLGNYPATRVMYAGLTIKL from the coding sequence ATGAGAAAATTTCACGTTAGAAAGCTGCTGCTGCTACCCGGCGCAGGCTTCCTGGCAGCAGGCCTCTGGGCTATTCCCGCCCAGGCGGTCCATTACAGTCCGGATACCCCCGCAGGCGCCAGCACCCGGCGGGCAACCGTCAACGGCGCCGTTACCGACGATTTCGGCAAGCCCATCGCCGGCGTTACCATCCGCCGTAAATCCGGCGCCGGCACCGCCGTAACAGATGCAGACGGAAACTTCTCCCTCACCGCAGCCCCCGGAGAAACGCTCGTATTTTCGCACCCGGGTTTTCGCATCACCGAGGCCACCGCTTCTGCCGGTAAAGAGATGAAAGTGCAAATGCTGCCCTCCCTGCAGGATAGCGACTCCGTGTACAACATACTCTACGGCCAGCAACGCAAAGCCACCACGGTGCAATCCATTGCCCAGCTCGGCTCCCGTGAGCTTAACCGCACCTTCTCCACCAGCCTGCATGGCATGATGTCGGGAAGGCTGGCCGGTTACAACGTCAGCTATACCCCGGGCATACCAGGCGACGAGTCCTTCTCCCCCAACCTCCGCGGCCAGTCGCCCATGATCATGATCGATGGCGCCCCCGCGCGCAACATGACCAACATCAACCCCGAGCAGATCGAATCGGTGACGCTGCTAAAAGATGCATTGGCCACCGCCATGTACGGCATGCGCGCTTCCAACGGCGTGTTGCTCATCACCACCCGCAAAGGCGATAAAGCCAGCGGTCAGCGCATTTCCTTCACGGCGGGCGTGGGCACCTCGCAGATGCTGAAGGAATACAAACCCCTCAGTTCCTACGATTACGCCAGGCTCTACAACGAAGCCCTCGCCAACGACGGCCAACCCGCCATCTACTCCCAGCAAGACCTCGACCACTACCGTAACGGTACCGATCCCTACGGCCACCCGGATGTGGACTGGCGCAAGGAAGTCCTCAACAAGAACGCCCTCATGCAGCGGTACGACCTGAATATTTCCGGCTCCCGCGGCAATGCGCGCTACTTCGTGGACCTCAACTACACCAACCAGGCAGGCCCCTTCAAAACCGAAGGCTTCAACAAATACAACACCAACGCCGACATGCAGCGCTACCTGATCCGCTCCAACGTAGACGTGCAGATCAACCGCAGCATTTCCGCCAGCCTCAACCTGGCCGGCCGCATCCAGAATAACAACGAGCCCGGCGGATTCGGCCCTTCCATCATGCAGGGTATTCACAACACCCCGCGCAACGCCGCGCCGGTGAAGAACCCCGACGGATCTCTCGGCGGCAACAGCTCGTACGACACGAACCTGTACGGCGCCACCGTGCAAAGCGGCTACGCCAACCTCTATGGCCGCGATATCAACGCGGAACTGAACATCCGCGCGGATCTCAGCGACATCACCCAGGGCCTCTGGTTCCGGGTGGGCGGTTCCTTTTACACCAACTTCACCGAATACATCGTGCGTACCAAGCAAAACGCCGTGTACCAGTTGTACGTAGACCCCGCCACCGGCGATACCAGCTATCTCAAAACCGGCGAGGATACCGATATGGTGAACGTGCGCGACGCCAGCACTACCGAGCGCTTCTTCTATACTGACGCGCAACTGGGCTGGACCCGCGGATCCGGCAACCACCACTTCAACGCCATGATCGGCGCCAATTACGATAACCGCATCCTCGGATCCCAGCTGCCGCAGTTCTTCCTCGGCACCAACGCCCGCCTGCAGTACGATTACGCTGAGAAGTACCTCTTCGAAGCCGCTATCGGTTACAACGGCACCAACCGCTACCATCCCGACCGCCGCTATGGCGCGTTCCCCGCGTTTGGCATCGGCTGGAACATCGCCAAAGAAGACTTCCTGAACAAGGACTGGCTCAACATGCTGAAGCTGCGCGCCACCTACGGCCTCACCGGCAATGCCTTCAACGCCACCCGCACATCCGGTTCGGGCGAATCGTATTTCGTGTATAACCAGTACTACGTGAACGGCACCGGTTACAGCTTCGGAAATTCGCATTCCGCGGTAACCGGCGTGCGCGAAGGCACCCTCAACAATCCATACGTATCCTGGGAAAAAGCCCGCAAATTCAACGTGGGTGTGGATGTGGAACTGCTAGACAGCAAGCTTGCCTTTACCGCTGAATATTACAACGATCTCTATTTCGACCTGCTCCAATTGCGCGGCACCAATACCTCACTCCTCGGCATCGGTTACCCCGAAGAAAACATCGGCAAGCAACGCCGCAAGGGGATGGAGTTTTCCGCTACCTATCGCGGAACAGCCGGCAAGCTGAGCTATTACGCATCCGGCAACCTGGCCGTATACCATGGCGTGGATGAATTCTTTGACGAAACATACCGTCCGTACCCCTGGCTGTACCGTACGGGCAATTACACCGGCCAGAGCTATGGTTACATCGCGGAAGGGCTTTTCCAGAACGAAGCCGAGATCGACCGGAGCGCCTGGATCGACGGGTACCGCCCCAAGCCCGGCGACATCAAATACAAAGACCTGAACGGCGACAACCGGATCAACGCCTTCGACCAGACGATGATCACGCCCGGCAAACCGAACATTAACTATGGCCTGAACCTCGGCCTGGGCTGGAAAGGCTTCGACCTGGCCGTGCTGATCCAGGGCGTGGGGAACCGCTACTCCACCGTTCGGATGGCTGAGTTCGACAACAACGGGTTAGGCAACGCCTGGGAGCACCATCTCGACCGATGGACACCCGAGACGGCCGCATCCGCCACCTATCCCCGCCTGACGGTTGGCACCAATTTCAATAATTCCCGGGCTTCCAGCTACTGGATCCGCAACACATCGTTTTTGCGGCTGCGCAACGCCGAACTGGGGTATAACCTGCCGGAGACCTTCGCACGCAGGTTCCGCCTCGCATCCGCCCGCTTCTTCCTAAACGGCACCAACTTGCTGACCTGGTCGAAGTTCAAGGATACAGATCCGGAAAACCTGCTTGGCAATTACCCGGCCACCCGTGTGATGTACGCCGGTCTTACCATCAAACTCTAA
- a CDS encoding chromate resistance protein ChrB domain-containing protein, whose product MKWVTCEHPTLDRIACIWLIRKFIDPEADITYLPEPRVIFFARAEKATPFGIKGTDYFTYGEHQCLFDIFLRRHPLPDPALPVMSPVIRCLTPIRNEPCPQAAGFRAIAEGLALNFPPGDALTGQGIIYYDALYSWARQLPGITKPPAYSEHALMEVFHRFLTQRYAERKPKPEWMQELSALVQDQIDTNICISLPGLARKLDANPYYLNNEFSNDLEDMSFGEYIRKKRMEKAVDLMEQEKYSLTEIAYMTGFSDLGHFSRLFNYHYGKTPTGHLKTIRAQKNREAQPIEEKEEN is encoded by the coding sequence ATGAAATGGGTAACCTGTGAACATCCGACCCTCGACCGTATCGCCTGCATCTGGCTCATCCGCAAATTCATTGATCCGGAGGCAGACATTACCTACCTCCCCGAACCCCGGGTGATCTTCTTCGCCAGGGCCGAAAAAGCCACTCCGTTCGGCATCAAGGGCACCGACTACTTCACCTATGGCGAGCACCAATGCCTCTTCGATATCTTCCTCCGCCGCCATCCATTGCCCGACCCGGCACTGCCCGTCATGTCGCCCGTCATCCGTTGCCTTACACCCATCCGCAACGAGCCCTGCCCCCAGGCCGCGGGCTTCCGCGCCATCGCCGAAGGCCTCGCGCTCAATTTCCCGCCCGGTGACGCGCTTACCGGCCAGGGCATTATCTATTACGACGCCCTCTACAGCTGGGCCCGGCAACTCCCCGGCATCACAAAACCGCCTGCATACTCCGAACATGCACTCATGGAGGTCTTCCACCGCTTCCTCACGCAACGCTACGCCGAGCGTAAACCCAAACCGGAATGGATGCAGGAGCTGTCCGCCCTGGTACAGGACCAGATTGATACCAACATCTGCATCAGCCTGCCGGGGCTCGCCCGCAAGCTCGACGCCAATCCTTATTATCTCAATAACGAATTCTCCAACGACCTCGAAGACATGAGTTTCGGGGAATACATCCGCAAAAAACGCATGGAAAAGGCTGTGGACCTCATGGAACAGGAGAAATACTCGCTCACCGAAATCGCCTACATGACGGGCTTCTCCGACCTGGGGCACTTTTCCCGCCTCTTTAATTACCACTACGGCAAAACACCCACCGGGCACCTCAAAACTATCCGCGCCCAAAAGAATCGGGAAGCGCAGCCCATAGAGGAAAAAGAAGAAAATTAA
- a CDS encoding ferritin, with amino-acid sequence MLSKSIQDALNAQVGLEAASSQAYLAMASWADIQPGLQGVADFFYQQSDEERVHMLKLLKFINERGGFGVVPELKQPIITFLSLKRAFEEFLTHEIKVSESINDLVHQALQEKDYATHNFLQWYVSEQIEEERLARTLNDKLELIGEDKSGLYLFDRDILNYRAQVARGGK; translated from the coding sequence ATGCTAAGTAAATCAATACAGGACGCACTGAATGCGCAGGTAGGTCTGGAAGCGGCATCGTCGCAGGCGTATCTGGCGATGGCATCCTGGGCCGATATTCAACCGGGGCTCCAGGGCGTTGCCGACTTTTTCTACCAGCAATCCGACGAGGAAAGGGTGCATATGCTGAAGCTTCTCAAGTTCATCAACGAGCGGGGCGGTTTTGGCGTGGTGCCTGAGCTGAAGCAGCCCATCATTACGTTCCTGTCGCTGAAACGCGCATTCGAGGAGTTTCTGACCCATGAGATCAAGGTGTCGGAAAGCATCAACGACCTGGTACACCAGGCCCTGCAGGAAAAAGACTATGCCACGCATAACTTCCTTCAATGGTATGTATCCGAGCAGATCGAGGAGGAAAGACTGGCCCGCACGCTGAACGACAAGCTGGAGCTTATCGGGGAAGACAAGAGCGGCCTCTACCTGTTCGACCGCGATATTCTGAATTACCGCGCCCAGGTTGCCCGGGGCGGGAAATAG
- the murI gene encoding glutamate racemase, with translation MQKKPGPIGVFDSGYGGLTVLKEIVKTLPAYDYIYLGDNGRAPYGGRSYETVYHYTLECVQHLFSMGCHLVVLACNTASAKALRTIQQHDLPKIDPERRVLGIIRPTTEIVGDYSRSRNVGIFGTAGTVNSQSYPIEIEKFFPDVTVYQQACPMWVPLVENAEYESEGADFFIRKYIRQLMVQSEEIDTIVLGCTHYPLLADKIRHYLPGDVTLLSQGTIAAASLADYLQRHPEIREKCSTGGTRTFYTTDDTATFDRQAGIFFEQPVESRHLVL, from the coding sequence ATGCAGAAGAAACCAGGGCCTATCGGCGTATTTGATTCGGGTTACGGCGGGTTAACCGTTTTGAAAGAGATCGTGAAAACCTTACCCGCCTACGATTACATTTACCTGGGCGACAATGGCCGCGCTCCCTACGGCGGCCGTTCTTACGAAACCGTTTACCATTACACGCTCGAATGTGTGCAGCACCTGTTCAGCATGGGTTGCCACCTGGTGGTGCTGGCCTGTAATACGGCATCTGCCAAGGCCTTGCGGACCATCCAGCAGCACGACTTGCCGAAGATCGACCCGGAGCGCAGGGTGCTGGGCATTATCCGGCCCACGACGGAGATCGTGGGGGATTATTCGCGCAGCCGGAACGTGGGGATCTTCGGCACGGCGGGCACCGTCAATTCCCAGAGTTATCCCATTGAGATCGAAAAATTCTTCCCGGATGTAACGGTTTACCAGCAAGCGTGCCCGATGTGGGTGCCGTTGGTGGAAAATGCGGAATATGAGAGCGAGGGGGCAGATTTCTTCATCCGGAAATACATCCGGCAGCTGATGGTGCAGTCGGAAGAGATCGATACTATCGTGCTGGGGTGTACGCATTATCCTTTGCTGGCCGATAAGATCCGGCATTATTTGCCGGGGGATGTTACGTTGCTGTCGCAGGGAACAATTGCCGCGGCGAGCCTGGCCGATTACCTGCAGCGGCATCCGGAGATCCGGGAGAAATGCAGTACGGGAGGCACACGCACTTTTTACACGACAGACGATACGGCTACGTTCGACCGGCAGGCTGGGATATTTTTCGAGCAGCCGGTAGAGAGCAGGCACCTGGTATTGTAG
- a CDS encoding ABC transporter permease: MLFRLLLREVQRVAADHSLILTLLLAPLVYVFFYGSIYQYKAEEEVPIAVVDEDRSGLSQTLITQIDNSQMVNVALRTTLEGAKESMYHGHIQGFLYIEKGMEQKVLSLRQANMVLAVNAARFLPSSEVAGAITQIGLTVGAGVRLQYLQKKGMNTEMSMQEVMPVNVDYRPMFNSRSDYGTFLLPGLIAMILQQTLLIGLAGGSAAERQRGSLAEWMQTAGGNASTALWGKGLFYFLLFCAYAYFFLTVNFRVLELQILGIGWELALITVIFLLSLIPMGIFTGLLFKSQLLATQLMVFSTYPIFLITGYSWPLSEMPPFVKAVSYLLPITPFLGLYQGIVQQGAHITDRLPDLYHLMALWCFYTAICLWKMRRLEKQNTPVHAV; the protein is encoded by the coding sequence ATGCTGTTCCGCTTGCTGCTTCGTGAAGTTCAAAGAGTGGCGGCGGATCACAGCCTGATCCTGACGCTGCTGCTGGCGCCGCTGGTATACGTATTCTTTTATGGCAGTATTTACCAGTACAAGGCCGAGGAGGAAGTGCCCATTGCGGTGGTCGACGAAGACCGCTCCGGCCTTTCCCAAACGCTGATCACGCAGATCGACAACTCCCAGATGGTGAACGTAGCCCTGCGCACTACGCTGGAAGGCGCGAAGGAAAGCATGTACCATGGTCACATACAGGGTTTCCTGTATATCGAAAAAGGCATGGAACAAAAGGTGCTGTCGCTCCGGCAGGCCAATATGGTACTGGCAGTGAACGCCGCGCGCTTCCTGCCTTCCAGCGAAGTGGCCGGCGCGATTACGCAGATCGGGCTCACGGTAGGCGCGGGCGTGCGGTTGCAGTACCTGCAGAAAAAAGGCATGAATACGGAAATGAGCATGCAGGAAGTAATGCCCGTTAATGTTGATTACCGGCCGATGTTCAACAGCCGTTCAGATTATGGCACGTTTTTGTTACCGGGCTTGATCGCGATGATATTGCAGCAAACGCTACTCATCGGACTGGCCGGCGGCTCCGCGGCCGAAAGGCAGCGCGGCTCGCTGGCGGAATGGATGCAAACGGCAGGGGGGAACGCCTCCACGGCATTATGGGGGAAAGGCCTGTTTTACTTCCTGCTTTTCTGCGCTTACGCTTACTTCTTCCTGACCGTCAACTTCCGCGTACTGGAACTGCAGATACTCGGCATTGGCTGGGAACTGGCGCTGATCACCGTGATTTTCCTTTTGTCGCTCATCCCGATGGGCATTTTCACCGGATTGCTTTTCAAATCGCAATTGCTGGCCACCCAGCTGATGGTCTTCTCCACCTATCCCATATTCCTCATCACCGGCTACAGCTGGCCCCTGTCTGAAATGCCGCCTTTCGTGAAAGCCGTATCCTACCTGCTCCCTATTACACCGTTTCTTGGTTTGTACCAGGGCATCGTGCAGCAGGGGGCGCATATTACGGATAGGCTGCCGGATTTGTACCACCTGATGGCGCTGTGGTGTTTTTATACCGCTATCTGCTTGTGGAAGATGCGCCGCCTCGAAAAACAAAACACCCCCGTCCATGCGGTCTAA
- a CDS encoding ABC transporter permease: MIRAIAQIALREWKRILTRKDHYIVLLVLPAFLFFFYALIFDKQQAEDLPVAVWDDDRSPVSRQITFLLEQTASIHITHAVSSETEMRQLMQEKKIIGAVHFPKNMETDIKSRHPVKVAVYTNASALIPSKLVYKDASTVIITAGSGVNLQKFMKTGMTQGKAMALIMPVSLELFTLYNPTYNYQNYLVPGLATVAMMMMIIMVTVLMFNKEWEEGTAQEMAAMGKGHAGILFAGKTIAHLTASWVNFALVFGVIFPIFSMFHAGTWWNLFVMFNLMSLACIGIGAMVSVLMMDVMLALDFGIFYTSPAFVFSGFTFPRWGMPWYDQYYAAIMPYTPFLDAFFKLYFMELPLRYAGPEALRLLLFIGFTFFIAVFFLQKRLQKTPSHAVPLAAS; encoded by the coding sequence ATGATCCGCGCCATCGCACAGATCGCGCTCAGGGAATGGAAACGCATCCTCACCCGGAAAGATCATTACATTGTACTGCTCGTCCTGCCCGCGTTTCTTTTCTTCTTCTACGCCCTCATTTTCGATAAGCAGCAGGCGGAAGACCTGCCAGTGGCCGTGTGGGACGACGACCGCTCCCCTGTTTCCCGCCAGATCACCTTCCTGCTAGAACAAACCGCAAGCATTCACATTACGCACGCTGTGAGCAGCGAAACCGAGATGCGGCAGCTCATGCAGGAAAAGAAGATCATCGGCGCGGTGCATTTCCCGAAAAATATGGAAACCGATATCAAGAGCCGCCACCCGGTGAAAGTAGCCGTTTACACCAACGCATCGGCCCTCATCCCGAGCAAGCTGGTGTATAAAGACGCCTCTACCGTGATCATCACGGCCGGATCGGGCGTTAACCTGCAGAAATTCATGAAAACGGGAATGACACAAGGGAAGGCCATGGCGCTCATCATGCCAGTGAGCCTCGAACTGTTCACGTTGTACAACCCCACGTATAATTATCAAAACTACCTCGTGCCCGGGCTCGCCACTGTGGCCATGATGATGATGATCATAATGGTAACGGTGCTCATGTTCAACAAGGAATGGGAAGAAGGCACCGCGCAGGAAATGGCGGCGATGGGTAAAGGCCATGCGGGGATCTTGTTTGCCGGCAAGACGATCGCGCACCTCACCGCCTCCTGGGTCAACTTCGCGCTGGTATTCGGCGTGATCTTCCCCATCTTTTCCATGTTCCACGCCGGCACCTGGTGGAATTTGTTCGTGATGTTCAACCTCATGTCGCTGGCCTGCATCGGCATCGGCGCGATGGTGTCGGTGTTGATGATGGATGTGATGCTGGCGCTGGATTTCGGGATCTTCTACACCTCTCCCGCGTTCGTGTTCAGCGGGTTTACATTCCCGCGGTGGGGCATGCCCTGGTACGATCAGTACTACGCGGCCATCATGCCCTACACGCCTTTCCTCGACGCGTTCTTCAAGCTGTATTTCATGGAGCTGCCGTTGCGGTACGCAGGCCCGGAGGCGCTGCGGCTCCTGCTGTTCATAGGGTTCACATTCTTCATCGCTGTTTTCTTCCTGCAGAAGCGGCTCCAAAAGACACCGTCCCATGCTGTTCCGCTTGCTGCTTCGTGA
- a CDS encoding efflux RND transporter periplasmic adaptor subunit — MKRFLTQYWALLIPVLILLIAVLFLIRQSPAADNQSLGMVDASYVDVAAEFPGRLDSLFVEQGDTVKQGQLLGVLRTTEINAIRAQAEAAIEAAQSQVKLLKKGARPEIIRNAGNLYKIAQDQYDLARKTYERMERLYSDSVVSGTERDIIHFKYQAAKKEMEIARLNQEMLEKGTQPEIIQTATAILKQAEQGYELTKALTDNTRIHAPADGIISSLVIHQGEIVSIGYPMMTLQKNLSYFIRFNIRQDKAAAYPLGGKARVKVPGCDPEQFDVQVSAVAPSLEFANWVPTKEKGAFELRTFTIEMKPIDVTGIQGLRPGMTASLQTP, encoded by the coding sequence ATGAAAAGATTCCTCACACAATATTGGGCGCTCCTCATTCCCGTCTTGATCCTGCTCATCGCCGTGCTGTTCCTTATCCGGCAATCGCCGGCGGCAGACAACCAGTCCCTCGGCATGGTCGACGCTTCGTATGTAGACGTAGCCGCGGAATTCCCCGGCCGCCTCGATTCCCTTTTCGTAGAGCAGGGCGATACGGTGAAACAGGGACAGCTCCTCGGCGTACTGCGCACCACGGAGATCAACGCTATCCGCGCGCAGGCGGAAGCGGCCATCGAAGCGGCGCAGTCGCAGGTGAAACTGCTCAAAAAAGGCGCCCGGCCCGAGATCATCCGCAATGCGGGCAACCTATATAAAATCGCGCAGGATCAATATGACCTCGCACGGAAAACCTACGAGCGGATGGAAAGGCTGTACAGCGACAGCGTAGTGTCCGGCACGGAGCGCGACATCATCCACTTCAAATACCAGGCTGCAAAAAAGGAAATGGAAATCGCGCGGCTGAACCAGGAGATGCTGGAGAAAGGCACCCAGCCCGAAATCATCCAGACCGCCACCGCCATCCTCAAACAGGCGGAACAAGGCTATGAGCTGACCAAAGCGCTCACCGACAATACCCGCATCCACGCACCGGCCGACGGCATTATTTCTTCGCTGGTGATCCACCAGGGCGAGATCGTGAGCATCGGCTACCCGATGATGACGCTGCAGAAAAATCTATCTTACTTCATCCGGTTCAATATCCGGCAGGATAAGGCCGCGGCGTACCCGCTGGGTGGCAAAGCCCGCGTGAAGGTGCCCGGCTGCGATCCGGAACAGTTCGACGTGCAGGTATCCGCCGTTGCGCCCTCCCTCGAATTCGCCAACTGGGTGCCCACGAAAGAAAAAGGCGCGTTTGAGCTGCGGACCTTCACCATCGAAATGAAACCCATAGACGTCACCGGCATCCAGGGCCTCCGGCCGGGGATGACCGCATCCCTGCAAACGCCATGA
- a CDS encoding TolC family protein → MNPSARLITTFLCLLAGHTGSVRAQSGELKLEDCFRLARHKNLAVEQARRSLNARQYHLEAEQATYFPKIDLLAGYNYLSRPLEVNLQQVKDGIVQGSSSQSVNTANTVFKEITGSDLPQNVQDVVYKASENIINTFYPDYNPALSKQSYFTAALALRQPIYLGGKLATARNIARAEYDAGIVNLELVEKQMDFMLAAAYIKILYVNAMMASQARIVTAMERNERHAASLVKNEIIPPYQRNWATVALTYARSRMHNLELEKINGLVELKRLMQLPQDTPLLITDTLRYARIADAAPPPGFWKGNPAWKAVDTKTALAETSVKASKSLQLPNIFGIASLNLYQRDLPVTTPPWLVGVEMQWNLFSGFSREKRVKATKQLVEEARIASDNTQALLEASATVVRNKVTVLERDMQSLLQARDQAQLTTTQVQERLAEQLASVKEVNEALLVEEELGKAYYTSLFAYLLAAAEYYNILGIPQQISALIQ, encoded by the coding sequence ATGAATCCATCAGCCCGACTCATCACCACATTCCTATGCTTGCTGGCCGGCCATACCGGATCTGTTCGCGCGCAATCGGGCGAACTGAAACTGGAAGATTGTTTCCGCCTCGCCCGCCACAAGAACCTGGCCGTGGAGCAGGCCCGCCGGTCGCTGAACGCCCGGCAATACCACCTGGAAGCCGAGCAGGCCACGTATTTCCCGAAAATCGATCTGCTGGCGGGGTATAATTATCTGAGCCGTCCGCTCGAAGTAAACCTCCAGCAGGTGAAAGACGGGATCGTGCAGGGCTCCTCTTCCCAGAGCGTCAACACCGCCAATACGGTCTTTAAAGAGATCACCGGCAGTGACCTGCCGCAGAACGTGCAGGACGTGGTGTACAAAGCGTCTGAAAACATCATCAACACCTTCTACCCCGATTACAACCCGGCGCTGAGTAAGCAAAGTTATTTCACGGCGGCCCTCGCGCTTCGGCAGCCCATTTACCTGGGCGGCAAGCTGGCCACGGCGCGTAATATCGCCAGGGCCGAATACGACGCGGGGATCGTGAACCTGGAACTGGTGGAGAAGCAGATGGACTTCATGCTGGCGGCGGCTTACATCAAGATACTGTACGTCAACGCCATGATGGCTTCGCAGGCGCGGATCGTGACGGCCATGGAGCGCAACGAGCGCCATGCCGCTTCGCTGGTGAAGAACGAGATCATCCCGCCGTACCAGCGAAACTGGGCCACGGTAGCGCTGACGTATGCCCGCAGCCGTATGCATAACCTGGAGCTGGAAAAGATCAACGGGCTCGTGGAGCTGAAGCGCCTGATGCAGCTTCCACAGGATACACCGCTCCTCATCACCGATACCCTGCGCTACGCCCGCATAGCAGACGCCGCGCCGCCGCCGGGTTTCTGGAAAGGCAACCCCGCCTGGAAAGCCGTGGATACCAAAACCGCCCTGGCCGAAACCAGCGTGAAAGCCAGCAAATCGCTGCAACTGCCCAACATTTTCGGCATCGCCAGCCTCAACCTTTACCAGCGCGACCTCCCCGTAACTACGCCGCCCTGGCTGGTAGGCGTGGAAATGCAGTGGAACCTCTTCAGCGGGTTCTCCCGCGAGAAGCGCGTGAAAGCCACCAAACAACTCGTGGAAGAAGCCCGCATCGCATCTGACAACACGCAGGCCCTGCTGGAGGCCTCCGCCACGGTGGTGCGCAACAAAGTAACCGTGCTGGAACGCGATATGCAAAGCCTTTTGCAGGCGCGCGACCAGGCGCAACTCACCACCACGCAGGTTCAGGAGCGCCTCGCGGAGCAACTCGCTTCCGTGAAGGAGGTGAACGAAGCATTGCTGGTGGAAGAAGAGCTGGGCAAAGCTTATTACACCTCGCTGTTCGCCTACCTGCTGGCGGCAGCGGAATACTATAACATTCTTGGAATACCGCAACAAATCTCCGCTTTGATACAATGA